A window of Thermosynechococcus sp. NK55a contains these coding sequences:
- a CDS encoding alpha-1,2-fucosyltransferase, whose amino-acid sequence MIIVRLYGGLGNQMFQYAAGLALSLRHAVPLRFDLDWFDGVRLHQGLELHRVFDLDLPRAAPSEMRQVLGSFSHPLVRRLLVRRRLRWLLPQGYALEPHFHYWPGFEALGPKAYLDGYWQSERYFSEYQDAVRAAFRFAQPLDERNRQIVEEMAACESVSLHVRRGDFVQDPVVRRVHGVDLSAYYPRAVALLMERMREPRFYVFSDDPDWVRANLKLPAPMIVIDHNRGEHSFRDMQLMSACRHHILANSSFSWWGAWLNSQPHKLVIAPKRWFNVDDFDTRDLYCSGWTVL is encoded by the coding sequence ATGATCATCGTGCGGTTGTACGGCGGCCTTGGCAATCAGATGTTCCAATACGCAGCGGGGTTGGCGCTATCCCTTCGGCATGCCGTGCCGCTGCGCTTTGATCTCGATTGGTTCGATGGTGTGCGTTTGCACCAGGGCCTGGAATTGCACCGGGTATTCGACCTCGACCTGCCACGGGCGGCCCCTTCGGAGATGCGGCAGGTGCTTGGAAGTTTTTCCCATCCGCTCGTGCGGCGCTTGCTCGTTCGCAGACGTCTGCGCTGGCTGCTGCCGCAAGGCTATGCCCTGGAGCCGCATTTTCACTATTGGCCTGGGTTTGAGGCGCTGGGTCCGAAGGCGTATCTCGACGGCTACTGGCAGTCTGAACGGTACTTTTCGGAATATCAGGACGCCGTGCGCGCAGCCTTTCGTTTTGCGCAGCCTTTGGACGAGAGGAACCGGCAGATCGTCGAGGAGATGGCGGCATGCGAAAGCGTCTCCCTGCACGTGAGGAGGGGAGACTTCGTCCAGGATCCGGTCGTTCGCCGTGTGCATGGCGTGGATTTATCGGCCTATTACCCGCGCGCCGTCGCACTACTGATGGAGCGCATGCGCGAACCCCGCTTTTATGTCTTTTCCGACGACCCCGATTGGGTGCGCGCCAATTTGAAGCTCCCTGCGCCTATGATCGTGATCGACCACAACCGTGGTGAACACAGCTTCCGCGACATGCAGCTCATGAGCGCCTGTCGTCACCATATCCTGGCCAACAGCAGCTTCAGTTGGTGGGGCGCGTGGCTGAATTCGCAGCCGCACAAGCTCGTGATCGCGCCGAAGCGTTGGTTCAACGTCGATGACTTCGACACGCGTGATCTGTATTGCTCGGGGTGGACTGTGCTGTGA
- a CDS encoding DUF268 domain-containing protein codes for MADLLRFKARYGGSISFMPCLHDWFEEGGSTSNEYFWQDLYVARLIHADAPEKHVDVGSRVDGFVAHVASFREIEVIDVRPITAPVPGIVFKQADVMNLPDSFHNYCDSLSCLHALEHFGLGRYGDPIAPDGHLLGLKNMAKMLKPGGIFYLSAPVGRERVEFNAHCIIDPFKIARYAAEQGLLLKGLAYAEDSNKFVVSEDLEKALLHTGQQKYCLAIFTFEKCRDAES; via the coding sequence TTGGCCGACTTGTTACGATTCAAGGCAAGGTACGGTGGCTCAATCTCATTCATGCCATGTTTGCACGATTGGTTTGAAGAAGGGGGCTCCACCTCCAACGAATACTTCTGGCAGGACCTTTATGTTGCCCGGCTGATACATGCGGACGCTCCCGAAAAACATGTCGATGTGGGTTCCCGTGTAGACGGTTTTGTTGCACACGTCGCAAGTTTCAGGGAGATCGAGGTAATTGATGTGCGGCCGATTACTGCGCCAGTTCCTGGCATTGTGTTCAAGCAAGCAGATGTGATGAATCTGCCAGATTCATTTCACAATTATTGTGATTCATTGTCGTGCCTGCATGCGTTGGAGCATTTCGGATTGGGCCGCTATGGCGATCCGATCGCACCGGATGGGCATTTGCTGGGTTTAAAGAATATGGCAAAAATGCTCAAGCCTGGTGGGATCTTTTACTTGTCGGCACCTGTTGGTCGCGAGCGCGTGGAATTCAATGCGCACTGTATTATTGATCCATTCAAGATAGCTCGGTATGCAGCGGAGCAAGGCTTGCTGCTTAAAGGATTGGCATACGCGGAGGATAGTAATAAGTTTGTGGTATCTGAAGATTTAGAGAAAGCCCTGCTGCACACGGGTCAACAAAAATATTGCTTGGCAATATTTACATTTGAGAAATGCCGTGATGCCGAGTCTTAA